A single Streptococcus thermophilus DNA region contains:
- a CDS encoding bifunctional folylpolyglutamate synthase/dihydrofolate synthase: MNYTETLNFIHSFKGNGRRPQLKRMRWLLKQAGNPQMHYPTVHIVGTNGKGSTTSYLQNILTKSGYQVGTFTSPYITRFNERISINGTEIPDKDLINIVEKARVFLNDLENNTDLGRPTEFELVTLLMFLYFDLKQVDIAIIEAGIGGQLDSTNVLSPELVICTSISFDHTETLGDSLIDITRHKAGVMRENTPILLGRVSEEVSHLFKQKSQELQAPIANIDREIQLLSTDNQTLRVIYSDWESPNLSLPMLGKHQENNTGLAVTAAHLLTQRFPKITNQSIQDGICDTHWPGRSEWIGNNIYLDGAHNPQGIASLKQVLKDNFANRRIHILFAGLRRKPLTDLLDELKDYHITVTSFNFFEALPLDDYPQHLERSTDYRDWLTQSESANSDNLFVVTGSLYFISEVRNYLINEKKA, encoded by the coding sequence ATGAACTATACAGAAACTCTAAATTTCATCCACTCCTTCAAAGGCAATGGACGTCGCCCCCAACTTAAACGTATGCGCTGGCTCCTGAAACAAGCTGGAAATCCTCAAATGCACTATCCAACAGTCCATATTGTCGGAACCAATGGTAAAGGCTCAACGACTAGCTACCTACAAAATATCCTAACAAAATCAGGCTATCAGGTCGGGACCTTTACCTCCCCTTATATTACTCGCTTTAACGAACGTATTAGTATCAACGGCACAGAGATTCCGGACAAGGATCTGATTAACATTGTTGAGAAAGCTCGAGTTTTTCTCAATGATTTAGAAAACAACACTGATTTAGGTCGACCAACGGAATTCGAATTGGTCACCTTACTCATGTTTCTCTACTTCGACCTTAAACAGGTTGATATTGCTATCATTGAAGCAGGGATTGGGGGACAGCTTGATTCAACCAATGTGCTTTCGCCGGAGCTTGTCATCTGCACTTCAATTAGCTTTGATCACACTGAAACTTTGGGCGATAGCCTAATAGATATTACTAGACATAAAGCGGGCGTCATGCGAGAAAACACTCCTATATTACTCGGTCGCGTTTCTGAAGAAGTTTCACATCTCTTCAAACAAAAATCCCAGGAACTTCAGGCTCCTATAGCAAACATTGATCGAGAAATCCAGCTTCTTTCCACAGACAATCAAACTCTTCGAGTTATTTATAGTGATTGGGAGAGCCCAAATCTTAGTCTCCCCATGCTAGGAAAACATCAGGAAAATAATACTGGCCTAGCTGTCACTGCTGCCCATCTCTTGACTCAAAGATTTCCTAAGATTACCAATCAAAGCATTCAAGATGGTATTTGTGACACACACTGGCCTGGTCGTAGTGAGTGGATTGGAAACAACATTTACCTAGATGGTGCCCATAATCCTCAAGGAATTGCCAGCCTAAAACAGGTATTAAAAGATAACTTTGCCAACCGTCGAATTCACATCCTCTTTGCAGGACTTCGACGAAAACCTTTGACTGACTTACTTGATGAGCTTAAAGACTATCATATAACAGTAACCTCCTTCAATTTCTTTGAGGCACTGCCCTTGGATGATTACCCTCAACACTTAGAACGCTCAACTGACTACAGAGACTGGTTAACCCAATCTGAGTCTGCAAATTCTGATAATTTATTTGTCGTCACTGGATCCCTTTACTTTATTTCAGAAGTCAGGAACTACCTAATCAACGAAAAAAAGGCCTAA
- a CDS encoding DUF6556 family protein has protein sequence MSENYSRRNHSSKEEKKSAPKVTKHVTKGFTVFQKVLTVIGTILSIIVASITIMNFTSSKKKDTSDSSSNQSTVVIKEGNNKTQESNVASSSHGNATDSETETSSQAGNNTYSSSADKTTGGNTTTSSSAATADKTTGGNTTTSSSAATADKTTGGNTTGGNTTGNTTTGDATTGGAVSN, from the coding sequence ATGTCTGAAAATTACTCACGTCGTAACCATTCATCAAAAGAAGAAAAAAAATCTGCACCAAAGGTGACCAAACACGTTACAAAAGGCTTCACTGTCTTCCAAAAAGTACTCACTGTTATCGGGACAATCTTGTCAATCATTGTTGCTTCCATCACTATCATGAATTTCACATCATCTAAAAAAAAGGACACTTCTGATTCATCATCCAATCAGTCAACTGTGGTCATTAAAGAAGGCAACAATAAGACCCAAGAATCAAATGTCGCTTCATCTAGCCATGGCAATGCAACTGACTCAGAAACAGAGACAAGCAGCCAAGCTGGTAATAACACCTATTCTTCATCAGCAGACAAAACAACTGGTGGAAATACAACTACTTCTTCATCCGCAGCCACTGCAGACAAAACAACTGGTGGAAATACAACTACTTCTTCATCCGCAGCCACTGCAGACAAAACAACTGGTGGAAATACAACTGGTGGAAATACAACGGGCAATACGACAACTGGTGACGCCACAACTGGTGGCGCTGTTTCCAACTAA
- a CDS encoding cysteine desulfurase family protein, which produces MIYFDNSATTMPYPEALRTYQEVSTKIFGNPSSLHQLGTSATRILEASRKQVADLIGKSADEIFFTSGGTEGDNWVIKGVAFEKEPYGKHIIVSDIEHPAVKKSAKWLSEHGFEVSYIPVNAQGFVDVEALAGLLRPDTILVSVMAVNNEIGSIQPIQEISALLANEPTISFHVDAVQAIGKIPISAYLTDRVDFATFSGHKFHAVRGVGFVYKKAGKKITPFLTGGGQEKDLRSTTENVAGIASMAKALRLVTDKEAFSLPKIAKMKKIIFDELAKYEDIIIFSGEGEDFAPNILTFGIKGVRGEVVVHAFEEYQIYISTTSACSSKAGKPAGTLISMGIPTKLAQTAVRISLDYDNDIGQVEQFLTIFKQVYAKTQKVR; this is translated from the coding sequence ATGATTTATTTTGATAATTCAGCCACAACCATGCCCTATCCAGAGGCACTTAGAACCTATCAGGAAGTGTCCACGAAAATTTTTGGGAATCCATCCAGTTTACACCAATTAGGAACATCTGCGACACGTATTTTGGAGGCTTCTCGTAAGCAAGTTGCGGACCTCATTGGAAAATCAGCCGATGAGATTTTCTTTACGTCTGGTGGAACCGAAGGAGACAATTGGGTTATCAAGGGTGTGGCCTTCGAAAAAGAGCCTTATGGCAAACATATCATCGTTTCCGATATTGAACACCCTGCGGTAAAAAAATCTGCTAAATGGCTTTCAGAGCATGGTTTTGAAGTGTCCTATATACCCGTTAATGCACAAGGTTTCGTAGATGTGGAAGCTCTTGCTGGACTATTACGCCCTGACACTATCTTGGTTTCGGTTATGGCCGTTAATAACGAAATCGGCTCAATCCAACCCATCCAAGAAATTTCAGCTCTTCTAGCTAATGAGCCTACCATATCTTTCCATGTGGATGCTGTTCAGGCTATTGGGAAGATTCCTATATCAGCTTATTTAACAGACCGTGTTGACTTTGCAACTTTTTCTGGTCATAAGTTTCATGCCGTTCGAGGTGTCGGTTTTGTCTACAAGAAAGCTGGCAAAAAGATTACGCCGTTCTTAACAGGTGGTGGTCAAGAAAAAGACCTTCGTTCAACGACTGAAAATGTAGCAGGCATTGCGAGTATGGCTAAGGCCTTGCGCTTAGTCACTGACAAAGAGGCGTTTTCTCTTCCGAAAATTGCTAAGATGAAAAAGATTATCTTTGATGAATTGGCTAAGTATGAGGACATTATTATTTTCTCAGGCGAGGGTGAAGACTTTGCTCCCAATATTTTGACCTTTGGAATTAAGGGAGTTCGTGGTGAGGTGGTTGTCCATGCTTTTGAAGAGTATCAAATCTATATTTCAACGACCTCGGCATGTTCATCCAAGGCAGGTAAGCCAGCGGGGACCCTCATTTCTATGGGTATTCCAACCAAGTTAGCCCAAACGGCTGTTCGTATCAGTCTTGATTATGATAATGATATAGGACAAGTAGAACAGTTTCTCACGATTTTCAAGCAGGTCTATGCTAAGACGCAAAAAGTAAGATAG